Genomic segment of Rhinoderma darwinii isolate aRhiDar2 unplaced genomic scaffold, aRhiDar2.hap1 Scaffold_668, whole genome shotgun sequence:
atataatataCGAGTATCAAAGTGCATGAAACGACGCCAGTGAAATAAATAATTCAGCTGCCTGAGTGCGATGCTCACGTGACCCTGGCCACAAatgtacagatatatatatatgtatatacacacagccctatatatatatgtatagatttaTACCCGGATATATACACCCACATGCAACGGTCACCGGCGAGCGCGGGTCTGGTACGTCACACGTGCACATACGGGGCTCGTGCCGGGGGAACGTGCagaaatatatagacatatatgtaCAGGTCGTTCTATATACACGTGCCTGTGTGCACTGCGGCCGTACACAGGCAGGGGGCGCCGCACGGTAAGAGCGATCCGTCAGTCTCGGGCACAGTCACACATACACGGTGCACGCTGACACACAGGCACGCACGCTCCCGCTCTCCGCGTTGCAGGCCGCAGTGTGCAGATCGGTCAGGAGCGAGGGGTTAATTGGTCAGCCCCCTCTTCTGTAAACAGTCCAGATCCTGCGCCTGCTTCATCTCCTTCATCCTGTGCGGGGGAGAGACAATCAGGGGTGAGGGACACACATCTTACAGAAGACCCTAAGGGTCCGTTTTTTTGTTGCCCACGGTCCCTGCATTAGCTTCaagggccgcaggcgaaaaacccgCAGAAAAATACCAATgcccaaaaactcagtgtgaacagggcctaattaaGTCAACCCCCTTCTGTACCTGTGACGACACCGGCGGAGAAAGCGCATGATCTTGCGGGCGGCCTGGTCCTGCTTCTTAGTGAGAAATGTCCCCCTAGGAAAGACGTGAAACGCGTCAGTATGGGAGGCGCACGCGTGTTCTTAGCATGTTTAATGCATGACACCGTTACATCACggaacatctccagctcaccCAAGACTTCTGTATCTATAGCTACATCCAACAGTGTACGGGCACGTTCTGGGACCGGCACAGCAGGGCTGAGCAGAAGGGCAAATTGATCTGCAATATTCACAAGCCAAGAGAATACATCTCCACAGCTGGAACACGGCTTATAGGGGAAAATCATCACATACGAGGCACAGAGCGGCTCATCCCCCGTCCTCCGCTCACACACGGCTACCTAAGGAATCTCTAGCGTCCATCACTCACTTGATGCGATGTTGCAGTGCCGGGCCCGCGCGGGCCCCCTCCCTGTAGCTGCGGTAACATTGCTGGATGAGCACGGCTGCCCGGCGGCTCTGCTGGAAACGCTTCTGCTCGTAGTAACTCCGGAACTTGGACTGGATCAGGATGGCCGCCTGCGTCATTTTCTTGTACAGAGCGTACTGGGAAAGGGAAGAAACACACAGGAGTTTATGGCTGTGCAGCGGAGAGAAGAACCGGAAGAAGAATATCGCACATCACCTTCCATACCACTTTACCAGATACAATACTTTATTTATTACAACATTAACCACTAGATGGCGACCTTACCTCATAATACTTCTGACCACTAGATGGCGACTCAACCTCATAATACTCCTGACCACTAGATGGCGACTACCTCATAATGCTGTGAGCACTAGATGGCGACTACCTCATAATGCTCCTGATCACTAGATGGCGACCCAACCTCATAATGCTTCTGACCACTAGATGGTGACCCAACCTCATAATGATCCTGACCACTAGATCGCGACCTTACCTCATAATGCTCCTGACCACTAGATGGCGACCCAACCTCATAATGCTCCTGACCACTAGATGGCGACCCAACCTCATAATGCACCTGACCTCTAGATCGCGACCTTACCTCATAATGCTCCTGACAACTAGATTGCGACCTTACCTCATAATGCTCCTGACCACTAGATGGCGACCCAAGCTCATAATGCTCCTGACCACTAGATCGCAACCTTACCTCATAATGCTCCTGACCACTAGATGGCGACTACCTCATAATGCTGTGAGCACTAGATGGCGACTACCTCATAATGCTCCTGACCACTAGATGGCGACCCAACCTCATAATGCTCCTTACCACTAGATGGCGACCCAACCTCATAATGCTTCTGACCACTAGAAGGCGACCCAACCTCATAATGCTCCTGACCACTAGATGGCGACCCAACCTCATAATGCTCCTGACCACTAGATGGCGACCCAACCTCATAATGCTTCTGACCACTAGATCGCGACCTTACCTCATAATGCTCCTGACCACTAGATGGCGACCCAACCTCATAATGCTCCTGACCACTAGATGGTGACCCAACCTCATAATGCTCCTGACCACTAGACGGTGACCCAACCTCATAATCCTCCTGACCACTAGATGGCGACCCAACCTCATAATGCTCCTGACCACTAGATGGCGACCCAACCTCCTAATGCTCCTGACCACTAGATCGCAAACTTACCTCATAATGCTCCTGACCACTAGATCGAAACCTTACTTTATAATGCTCCTGACCACTAGATTGCGACCTTACCTCATACCTCATAATGCTCCTGACCACTAGATGGCGACCCAACCTCATAGTGCTCCGGACCACTAGATGGCGACCCAACCTCATAATACTTCTGACCACTAGATGACCCAACCTCATAATGCTCCTGACCACTAGATGGTGACCCAACCTCATAATACTGCTAAACCACTATATGGCGACTCTGCCTCATAATGTTCCTGACCACTAGACGGCGACCCTACATCAATGTTCCTGACCACTAGATAGCGACCTTACCTTGTAATGGTCCTGCCTGACCCTTACCTCACAACATTCCTGACCACCAGATGGCGACCTTACCTTGTAATGGTCCTGCCTGACCCTACCTCACAACATTCCTGACCACCAGATGGCGACCATACCTTGCAATGTTCCTGCCTGACCCTACCTCACAACATTCCTGACTACTAGATGGCGACCTTACCTTGCAATGCACCTGACCACTTCTAACGTTCCTGGATGGCCCTACTTCATAATGTTTCCTATTCTTCTACATTTTAGACTGACGAAGACCTCAgtacgaggttgaaacgcgttgccgcaGCAAATTTTATTGTCTTATATCATGATCTCCAataaattgttttaaaatttatctgaTGGGTCCGTCATAACCACCGAATCAGCTACACAAGAACTCCCGACACGAGgagcattttttttccagtttcttgATCTACATATTAGAGAACTTTAGACTTTACATATCCATTGTTCAGCTCCTGACATGGGATGAGCTATGGATCAAGCTGGGATCCAATTCTAATAACTGCAACAGAGGTGACCATAGACCTGACAGTtatcagcccccactcccacaatAACAAGCACATTCATTCTCGGGACAAAGTGGAGGGAAAACAGACATATCTGATGCCGCTTGTCCACCAGAGAAACCACAGGGTTTGACAGGTGGAGTCTAACCGGACCGATCCAGGTTCCCCGCAATATAAGCCTGATACACGGATCTGCCAGGACCTTTAATGTCAGACTCGTGGGGATCCCACTGAAATAATCAGATTCTATAAACAAATGAAATCTGTGTTGTATGAAGCAGGATCATGACTGAGAAAAGGGAGAGGTGTTTACCTTCAGGGCAATCCATGTTAGCTTGTAAAAGAAGAAGGGCTTCTATTAATGGTTAAACAGAGGCTGTGAATCGTGTGACGTGTGGCATCTACCAAGGTGACGCTATCCGCCAAATGTCAGAGTCAAATcaacagtcatacaatagtgtcattcatcatctcctccatcatttatcagtcatacaatagtgtcatctatctcctccatcatttatcagtcatacaatagtgtcatctatcatctccatcatttatcagtcatacaatagtgtcatctatcatctccatcatttatcagtcatacaatagtgtcatctatctc
This window contains:
- the LOC142728063 gene encoding calmodulin-binding transcription activator 2-like — protein: MTQAAILIQSKFRSYYEQKRFQQSRRAAVLIQQCYRSYREGARAGPALQHRIKSICPSAQPCCAGPRTCPYTVGCSYRYRSLGGTFLTKKQDQAARKIMRFLRRCRHRMKEMKQAQDLDCLQKRGLTN